A window of Eriocheir sinensis breed Jianghai 21 chromosome 63, ASM2467909v1, whole genome shotgun sequence contains these coding sequences:
- the LOC126986913 gene encoding uncharacterized protein LOC126986913 isoform X7, with translation MRQQMKREARVPGLLVDAVIKDAALSLSQDQYLSLNELFKAFNVINTSRRFLKYRPEVPLTRHAAEWWQYAASAIIHEQIRPFSWSSIKKHRSLYREYAQLYKKHLLEGYNSEMEADLMKLEDALSLTNIVLARMNAKIKISQEQPSLVHPVESSESGWFSWLMGGSKHQVPDDTEIVDIVGTRRRNGPVTTLTEEERRQLHAALMELEAAGEEVHRDDIDHKAYLSLQNVSLTLKDDEHDVALATLSGFVMSAENRYGVKYQKLSVKAESFNLEASNMEQELVYVVKLIDGTPSAGFGIAFSLDLEKNPINVASDYAVTMKLDPLELLYNQHACAEMIHFFRVPDTKYRTFEEVAADTLAGLVSSSRAAVEYAIARHKTIHLDIDIKSPFIVLPEHGSIQKGGNVLVLDIGGLKVNSEIGGQIFDLEDATRMELEERLYDRLTITISQLQVLFADSGDEWRVHRTRSDSDSHLLPRVRVKIDLANSIHPEYRQLPRQKVDIHITPLKLNLSDSRLSHLVEFTHHLPTLSCCMLSCDTVDNHSFLQHQLDPLHCLLDPNISELSLIRNSLLDRLCRKRFVPDTADMHSTPPLLRHVRPLSASDTISQTSLELEKYFSASDNSDDEGESWGKPVDLPGFEDNTSPHNMIAVLSRLCIDEVVIGISRSSEHGDRPYLMLRATHFVLESAVMDYGPAIQVTLGSLQLVDKYHHSPSGEYLELVSSPQVGCTHITTLLYRKVRANCLDFKTHFHSCEQSLVVDFATLNVVWHRGSVITLTNFLTMLAAKLGHIEEQLPKVGVPQNLMAWLKSGPEDPPVPSGATKWSFSFHLHTLNLKLCDNDLDFLQAKVGGFQGECIFKANEKKVFRAALSELSVDDISDITLYSRIIDIEEDRVFDIKYVNFSPTHKGVDEIDASPHTVSPDAALRIRIGRVQCVFLCKFLADLQRFMEPLLNREGTQVALKHASKAAETGFEEVILGKKINLSIDIHAPTILIPQKSDSSSLLVVSLGELKIDNLFKTAYTGTGGGAVENILIELGHMHICRAVMVLSGGLEMQEDILEPSTIRADIKRSLIPQCRDLLSWDVSIHMGTLCVNMGQRDLNTILAVLTQNKAEAQFIDTSINSQPLTPVELSTPQANSDDNVGKLQAFLTHSVDIYRIADALVSLDGLTVTLYTDMDEVLSSPVRDAATALCRLEVGEVEVHGDMNSDRSMDVRVTLHSCDLFDVRPDLDYHVIKKIFGQYSKEMHMTSRRFSVSVPPIMDLMYKMSPNGDGAMEVSIERTRLSLSVTFAIALYRYVNDAIPGTASTSGGILNPGFVGDLGTTVDGVRIIRRPPSSVDSTSGYLSTVTSDTDDQKTLSVSFKLKQPEIVFFVDTEEKISRVLVLRCEVHVDYSRHPGNESFHVALDRCQLFATMYSMTNQNPYSIMQPCDIEGSWVFRNVEEGVRADVRAPQVHFHINPAVVHLFMDVVDELTLNLTPQLTPFRLYLPSSDLEDLWSPKPLTAIISPTNPDEEVYIKPEYPSAKPQQCLTVRISEITVSLEKQTMKTAVPVLLCKSALNAEINDWSKLMYSKAEMQLQLSCYNEQFSAWEPVIEPVSESNKVFRPWEAIIRTLQTHAQPVGVKRKHQGPYCDSVDTSYTSNRNSYLNCPIEDSESSTDEESQDNEMVVLKPHATQSVKRSATKRSNTDLGSLSGFPLDSDSETEDSVLHKISSAFNHMFSSDSEESEEEGSSDEMEGKGSVKRDPEGSEKLSTGDLRSSEEEEEGPVFVSPLIPDGVDGGGSWVEDISPSELATCVFVDSRDNLEFTLTTHTMTSINNLVTEFMNKPIEPQPIMSSANRSMQQILLTNEIGPNSKVTALMQDEADGSSKVEILATAKYQEPDSLPSSPASGKSHSGGESASEDESVAEGFRDWDHLSLRSCPASSPGPAPSSLPSSECFYELFCPNPVKLYQDITKLQLLIRVPGFNDLMVFVGTTSRSRIFQLSPPRNDKRYHIIVTVEVDHLTTRVTVRSPLQIMNEMPLPVNVCFKKSIVEMLGHSLGELNATVVSPVNPFEAHVPMVTLQPDQVFTVPLAVAYHSPLHIQPSAADYGISEAGIWWKDVLSFTCSYLLTCKAKVNNSPDISAAVTIQEGVKLSSLQWEGLSGVLPNYTLCLSPPLAIHNMLPCTLTLAHPSFTQSLIVDPGAKITLYRIDLENRISLEVQVSNYLGSDWDGILEIGTEKGDDHRTLTLTHGDGSARRKLECALYTVRAELTAVHVYSPYWIVNKTGLPLHVRGSRSKIVYDLNGSEDIVLFRYKRSYPHKLKVRVVESDWSRRWSCEAVGSCGVVVCRDSVRGKKYRILAKVKQSTLAAQTADEGVQGGCLNNACSSKSFLQRKKSGKLHLTKIVTLMPYFLIRNLTNRPLKFMQENDKVELWYDIHPQQVGSVGSKCMAFWPDGENMHMVVRYRDQQVRSQHFHFNSNHTTVVRMEKGRALNVSVSGVGSDSPVTITFDKYQVGDAPVRIENWCEDVHLRLHQKGSNQTHLLAPHQSQLYTWDDPTLPRELLWNIYNRKSEDMTAVIDKDDHGSKCVTITSLKPGMVRTKSQSSVGTPKMRPKKLIHRQRAKTTAASSSDSEEETELVLERGHGQFLMPDQKSQSTKMRKDKMLVHWVSYKQGSQRVLLFTQSDRLAATTRLPMERAKLELCVALEKIGLSLINEGHREVAYVSLMPGAAKWEIEVDGVWKIPPSLELIAWLEDQYLNNKQSKVNLRGSLQISKKSTVEVEVDLTTMYMTKPFSGKLRRTKRPALWLHYRHSLHYSYISADLHRLQVDNQLMDAVFPSVFYPVNENGSAHPCLAVCALLHFSVGSVTTIKHLSIVAQEFFLKLDKGFLLSTYEVLELFMPSLHSGSIHTELKKLRTPVTFSAMQRHPSSDEGPLVERVCVAGLKVRFSFSPRGTVLGSHGGQNDMLEWFLTSLGATLTEMKNVSISVGHYERQSFQWDKLVEDFTDHAKYQIIQQVYVLVLGLDILGNPYQRLRDLSQGVKDLIYQPALGIIEGPDEFAEGIARGAQSLMGQVVGGTADSLSLISSALGNTIAMLSFDKEYRKKREQRLEVQSSFPRTLLHAGRTFVMGVVLGLSGVVVKPVAGAQQDGVEGFFRGIGRGIMGLITKPALGVIDSVAMACDGVRRAVDLGHEVITRSRVPRHVSPYVALHPYSSHEAAGMALLASLCHGHYMQTDLYIAHATLSEANRPDVILISDKHIFKLERCGMWGSWDISWRVAVRNLLHQPTVKDNTILLILRQDESHSQLSGSEHQIRSEDSDVLLFLVRWIEVLTTLSMVDQPCPRLQ, from the exons ATGAGGCAGCAGATGAAGCGTGAAGCGAGAGTGCCTGGCCTACTAGTGGATGCTGTGATCAAGGATGCAGCGCTGTCCCTCTCACAGGACCAGTACCTAAGCTTAAATGAACTCTTCAAAGCATTCAATGTCATAAATACAAGTAG ACGGTTCTTGAAGTACCGCCCAGAAGTGCCCTTAACCCGTCACGCAGCAGAGTGGTGGCAGTACGCTGCAAGTGCCATTATCCATGAACAAATTCGACCCTTCTCATGGAGTAGCATTAAGAAACACAG ATCCTTGTATAGGGAGTATGCACAGCTATACAAGAAGCATCTTCTTGAAGGATACAACAGTGAAATGGAGGCTGATCTGATGAAACTGGAAGATGCACTTAGCCTCACCAACATTGTCCTGGCTCGGATGAATGCAAAGATCAAG ATATCACAAGAACAACCCAGCTTGGTTCACCCCGTAGAATCCTCCGAGAGTGGCTGGTTTTCCTGGCTGATGGGCGGCAGCAAGCACCAGGTGCCTGATGACACGGAAATAGTGGACATTGTGGGCACTCGTCGCAGGAATGGCCCAGTCACCACCCTGACGGAGGAGGAGCGCCGGCAGCTGCACGCGGCACTAATGGAGCTGGAGGCTGCAGGGGAAGAAGTGCACAGAGATGATATTG ACCACAAAGCTTACCTCTCCTTGCAAAACGTGAGCTTGACCCTCAAGGATGATGAGCACGACGTTGCCTTGGCCACCCTCTCGGGCTTCGTCATGAGCGCTGAGAACCGTTATGGTGTTAAGTATCAGAAGCTTTCAGTGAAGGCCGAGTCCTTTAACCTGGAGGCCTCAAACATGGAGCAGGAGCTGGTGTATGTGGTGAAGCTCATTGACGGCACACCCTCAGCAG GTTTTGGTATTGCCTTTTCATTGGACCTGGAGAAAAACCCAATCAATGTGGCCTCTGACTATGCTGTCACCATGAAGCTGGACCCTCTGGAGCTTCTGTATAACCAG CATGCCTGTGCTGAGATGATTCACTTCTTCCGAGTGCCTGACACAAAGTATCGCACGTTTGAGGAGGTGGCCGCCGACACACTGGCTGGCTTGGTCAGCAGCAGCAGAGCAGCGGTGGAGTACGCCATTGCCAGGCATAAAACAATCCATCTGGACATAGACATCAAGAGTCCTTTCATTGTCTTACCGGAACATGGCTCCATACAAAAAGGTGGGAATGTCCTGGTGCTGGACATCGGGGGCTTGAAAGTGAACAGTGAAATTGGTGGACAAATTTTTGATCTCGAGGATGCAACCAGAATGGAACTTGAGGAGCGTCTTTATGACCGGCTGACAATTACCATCTCGCAGCTCCAAGTTCTCTTTGCTGACTCAGGAGACGAGTGGAGGGTTCACAGGACCCGCAGTGACTCAGACTCCCACCTCCTGCCCAGGGTCAGAGTGAAGATCGACCTTGCTAACAGCATACATCCAGAGTACCGACAACTTCCGAGGCAAAAAGTTGACATCCACATCACGCCCCTCAAGCTCAACCTCTCAGACAGCCGGCTGAGCCATCTGGTGGAGTTCACGCACCACCTTCCCACACTGAGCTGCTGCATGTTAAGCTGTGATACTGTTGATAACCATTCATTTCTGCAGCATCAGTTGGACCCACTTCACTGTTTACTTGATCCCAATATTTCTGAATTATCTCTGATAAGGAATTCATTGCTTGATAGGCTTTGCAGAAAGAGGTTTGTGCCTGATACAGCAGACATGcactctactcctcctcttctccggcATGTACGGCCACTCTCTGCCAGTGACACCATATCCCAGACAAGCTTGGAGTTAGAAAAATACTTTTCAGCTTCTGATAACAGTGACGATGAAGGAGAGTCATGGGGCAAGCCTGTTGATCTGCCTGGATTTGAAGACAACACTTCTCCTCATAACATGATTGCTGTTTTGTCTCGTTTATGTATTGATGAAGTTGTAATTGGTATTTCAAGATCCAGTGAGCATGGGGACAGACCCTACTTAATGCTGAGAGCAACTCACTTTGTCTTAGAGTCAGCGGTCATGGACTATGGACCGGCAATACAGGTGACCCTCGGCTCCCTGCAGCTCGTTGATAAATACCACCACAGCCCATCAGGAGAATACCTGGAACTTGTGTCTTCCCCCCAGGTAGGCTGTACTCATATCACCACGTTACTCTATAGAAAAGTTCGGGCAAACTGTCTGGACTTTAAGACACATTTTCACTCTTGTGAACAAAGTCTTGTAGTTGACTTTGCAACTTTAAATGTTGTGTGGCATCGAGGGTCAGTCATAACCCTCACCAACTTCCTGACAATGCTGGCAGCCAAATTAGGGCATATTGAGGAGCAGCTTCCAAAAGTTGGTGTCCCACAGAACTTGATGGCCTGGTTAAAATCAGGTCCAGAGGATCCTCCCGTCCCCTCGGGGGCAACAAAGTGGTcgttttcctttcacctccacaCCCTGAACCTGAAACTCTGTGATAATGACCTTGATTTCTTGCAGGCCAAAGTTGGAGGGTTCCAGGGAGAATGCATCTTTAAAGCTAATGAAAAGAAAGTATTTCGAGCTGCCTTGTCAGAACTGTCTGTTGATGACATATCTGATATAACTCTTTACTCAAGAATAATTGATATTGAGGAAGACAGAGTGTTTGAcatcaaatatgtgaacttcAGTCCAACACATAAAGGTGTGGATGAGATAGATGCATCTCCCCACACTGTCAGTCCTGATGCAGCTCTGCGAATAAGAATTGGCAGGGTACAATGTGTCTTCCTCTGCAAATTCTTGGCAGACCTGCAGCGCTTCATGGAGCCTCTTCTTAACCGTGAAGGAACTCAGGTGGCTCTGAAGCACGCTAGTAAGGCTGCAGAGACAGGTTTTGAGGAAGTTATATTAGGGAAAAAAATCAACCTGAGCATTGATATTCATGCTCCCACTATTCTTATTCCCCAAAAGTCTGACTCCTCCAGTTTGTTGGTTGTTAGCCTCGGAGAGCTCAAGATAGATAACCTTTTCAAGACAGCCTACACCGGGACAGGAGGAGGGGCAGTGGAAAACATCCTCATTGAATTGGGACACATGCACATTTGTCGAGCAGTGATGGTCCTCAGCGGCGGCCTGGAAATGCAAGAAGACATCCTAGAGCCGTCCACCATAAGGGCAGATATCAAACGTTCCCTCATTCCACAATGCAGAGATTTGCTTTCCTGGGACGTCAGTATCCACATGGGAACCCTTTGTGTAAACATGGGACAGCGTGACCTGAACACCATCCTGGCCGTGCTGACGCAGAACAAGGCTGAGGCTCAGTTTATTGACACAAGTATTAATTCCCAGCCCCTGACCCCCGTGGAGCTCAGCACCCCACAAGCCAACAGCGATGACAACGTGGGGAAGCTTCAGGCCTTCTTGACACACTCCGTTGACATTTATCGCATTGCAGATGCTCTAGTGTCTCTGGACGGACTGACAGTTACTCTGTACACTGACATGGATGAAGTGTTGAGTTCCCCAGTTCGAGATGCTGCTACTGCCCTCTGCAGGTTGGAAGTTGGAGAAGTTGAGGTCCACGGAGACATGAACAGTGACAGGAGTATGGATGTAAGGGTTACATTGCACTCCTGTGATCTCTTTGATGTCAGACCAGACCTTGATTATCATGTGATCAAGAAGATATTTGGGCAGTACAGCAAGGAGATGCATATGACCTCAAGGCGGTTCAGTGTCAGCGTTCCACCCATAATGGATCTGATGTACAAGATGAGCCCCAATGGAGACGGGGCGATGGAAGTCAGCATAGAGAGGACGAGGCTCAGTTTGTCCGTCACTTTTGCCATAGCACTTTACAGGTATGTGAATGATGCCATCCCTGGAACTGCAAGCACAAGTGGAGGAATACTGAATCCAGGGTTTGTTGGGGACTTGGGCACAACAGTGGATGGGGTGAGGATCATCAGGCGGCCCCCCAGCTCCGTGGACAGCACAAGCGGCTACCTCTCCACAGTGACCAGTGACACAGATGATCAGAAAACTCTCTCTGTGTCGTTCAAGTTGAAGCAGCCAGAAATAGTGTTCTTTGTCGACACTGAAGAGAAAATCAGCCGGGTGTTGGTACTGAGGTGCGAGGTGCATGTGGACTACTCTCGGCACCCCGGCAACGAGAGCTTCCACGTGGCTCTGGACAGGTGCCAGCTCTTTGCCACCATGTACTCCATGACAAATCAGAATCCTTATTCCATCATGCAGCCGTGTGACATTGAGGGATCCTGGGTGTTCCGCAATGTGGAGGAAGGTGTGAGAGCAGATGTAAGGGCTCCACAAGTTCATTTCCACATTAATCCAGCAGTTGTCCACCTCTTTATGGATGTGGTGGATGAGTTAACTTTGAATCTCACTCCTCAATTAACACCTTTCAGACTCTATCTTCCATCCTCAGACTTGGAGGATCTTTGGTCTCCAAAACCACTGACTGCCATAATATCCCCAACAAATCCAGATGAAGAAGTGTACATTAAGCCTGAGTACCCGTCAGCCAAGCCCCAGCAGTGCTTGACTGTAAGGATTTCTGAAATCACAGTTTCACTTGAAAAGCAAACCATGAAAACAGCTGTACCTGTTCTGCTATGCAAGTCAGCACTTAATGCTGAAATAAATGACTGGTCCAAGCTGATGTATAGCAAAGCAGAAATGCAGCTCCAGTTGTCATGTTACAATGAGCAATTCTCTGCCTGGGAGCCAGTCATTGAACCGGTTAGTGAAAGCAATAAGGTATTCAGACCGTGGGAAGCAATTATTAGAACACTACAGACACACGCACAGCCTGTGGGGGTGAAACGAAAGCACCAAGGCCCTTACTGTGACTCTGTTGACACCAGCTACACCAGCAACAGAAACAGCTACCTCAACTGTCCCATCGAAGACTCTGAGTCGTCCACAGATGAAGAGTCTCAGGATAATGAAATGGTGGTGCTCAAACCTCATGCAACACAATCAGTCAAGCGCTCAGCCACTAAACGGTCAAACACTGACCTTGGAAGCCTGTCAG GTTTTCCACTGGACTCTGACTCTGAGACTGAAGACAGTGTCCTCCACAAGATCTCCAGTGCATTTAATCACATGTTCTCCAGTGATTCAGAGGAGTCCGAGGAGGAAGGCAGCAGCgatgagatggaaggaaaaggaagcgtcAAGAGAGACCCGGAGGGCTCAGAAAAGTTGTCAACAGGAGACTTGAGGTcctcagaggaggaagaggaaggtccaGTGTTTGTGTCGCCACTTATTCCAG ATGGTGTAGACGGTGGAGGCAGCTGGGTGGAGGACATCAGTCCCAGTGAATTAGCAACTTGCGTGTTTGTTGACTCTCGCGACAACCTGGAGTTCACCCTCACAACACACACCATGACATCCATCAACAACCTAGTGACTGAATTCATGAACAAGCCTATCGAGCCCCAGCCCATCATGTCTTCTGCCAACCGTTCCATGCAGCAGATCCTCCTCACAAATGAAATAGGACCCAATTCCAAGGTCACAGCCTTGATGCAGGATGAG GCTGATGGTTCTTCCAAGGTGGAGATTTTAGCCACAGCCAAATACCAGGAGCCGGACTCACTGCCGTCCAGTCCGGCATCAGGCAAGAGTCATAGTGGTGGAGAGTCTGCTTCAGAAGATGAGTCAGTGGCAGAAGG GTTCAGAGACTGGGACCACCTCAGCCTCCGGTCATGTCCCGCCTCCTCTCCTGGTCCTGCTCCATCCAGCCTCCCTTCAAGTGAATGCTTCTATGAACTTTTTTGCCCAAACCCTGTCAAGCTTTATCAAGACATCACAAAGCTCCAGCTGCTGATCAGAGTGCCTG GCTTCAATGACCTCATGGTGTTTGTTGGAACAACGTCCCGGAGTCGTATCTTTCAGCTGAGTCCGCCTCGCAATGACAAGAGGTACCACATAATAGTCACTGTGGAAGTTGACCATCTCACCACCAGGGTCACCGTCAGAAGTCCCTTGCAG ATCATGAATGAAATGCCTCTTCCTGTCAATGTGTGCTTCAAGAAGAGCATTGTGGAGATGCTCGGCCACTCCCTCGGGGAACTCAATGCCACGGTGGTATCGCCTGTCAACCCCTTTGAGGCTCATGTGCCCATGGTCACCCTCCAGCCTGACCAGGTCTTCACGGTCCCCCTTGCCGTCGCCTACCACTCTCCACTTCATATACAACCTTCTGCAGCTGA CTATGGCATAAGTGAAGCGGGAATCTGGTGGAAGGATGTGCTGTCATTCACCTGTTCCTACCTGCTCACCTGCAAGGCCAAGGTGAACAACAGCCCCGACATATCAGCCGCA GTAACCATTCAGGAAGGAGTGAAGCTGAGCAGCCTGCAGTGGGAGGGGCTGAGCGGAGTCCTGCCCAACTACACCCTCTGCCTCTCCCCGCCACTGGCCATCCACAACATGCTGCCGTGCACCCTCACCCTTGCCCACCCCTCCTTCACCCAGTCCCTCATCGTTGACCCAGGGGCCAAGATTACTCTTTACAGGATTGACTTGGAAAACAGAATTAGTCTGGAGGTTCAG GTTTCCAATTATTTAGGAAGTGACTGGGATGGCATTCTAGAAATTGGCACCGAGAAGGGTGATGACCACCGAACCCTGACCCTGACTCACGGGGACGGCAGTGCTCGCAGGAAGCTGGAGTGTGCACTGTACACCGTGCGGGCAGAACTGACAGCTGTTCATGTGTACTCCCCGTACTGGATTGTCAACAAGACGGGCCTTCCACTGCACGTCCGG GGATCAAGATCAAAAATTGTATATGACCTCAATGGGTCAGAAGACATTGTTTTGTTCCGATATAAAAGAAGTTACCCACACAAGCTGAAG GTAAGGGTGGTGGAGAGCGATTGGTCACGGAGGTGGAGCTGCGAGGCCGTGGGCTCCTGCGGTGTTGTTGTGTGTCGTGACAGCGTGCGGGGCAAAAAGTATCGCATCTTGGCCAAAGTGAAGCAATCCACTCTGGCGGCACAAACTGCAGATGAGGGAGTCCAAGGTGGCTGTCTGAACAATGCATGTTCTTCAAAATCCTTCCTACAAA GAAAAAAATCTGGCAAGCTCCACCTGACCAAGATAGTAACGCTGATGCCATACTTTTTGATTCGTAACCTGACCAATCGGCCGCTCAAGTTCATGCAAGAAAATGACAAGGTGGAGCTGTGGTACGACATCCATCCCCAGCAGGTGGGCAGCGTCGGCAGCAAG TGCATGGCATTCTGGCCGGACGGAGAGAACATGCACATGGTGGTCCGGTACCGTGACCAGCAGGTCAGGTCACAGCACTTCCACTTCAACTCCAACCACACCACTGTCGTCAGGATGGAGAAAGGG CGAGCCTTGAATGTGAGTGTGTCAGGTGTGGGATCTGACAGCCCAGTCACTATTACCTTTGACAAGTACCAAGTAGGCGATGCTCCCGTCAGGATTGAAAACTGGTGTGAAGATGTTCATCTCCGCCTCCACCAGAAAGGCTCAAACCAA ACACACCTGCTGGCACCCCACCAGTCTCAGCTGTACACCTGGGATGACCCCACTCTGCCTCGGGAGCTTCTGTGGAACATTTACAACAGGAAAAGTGAAGACATGACTGCAGTGATAGATAAG GATGATCATGGCAGCAAGTGTGTCACCATCACGTCCCTGAAGCCTGGCATGGTCCGCACCAAGTCACAGTCCAGCGTTGGCACACCCAAAATGAGGCCCAAGAAGTTAATTCACAGGCAGCGAGCCAAGACTACAGCAGCATCATCCAGCGACtcagaagaggagacagagctgGTCTTGGAGAGAGGACACGGGCAATTTTTGATGCCAGACCAAAAGTCTCAG TCCACCAAGATGAGGAAAGACAAAATGCTCGTTCACTGGGTGAGTTACAAGCAGGGAAGTCAAAGGGTCCTCCTCTTCACCCAGTCTGACCGCCTGGCAGCCACCACTCGCCTCCCCATGGAAAGAGCCAAACTAGAGCTCTGTGTTGCTCTGGAAAAAATTGGGTTGTCTCTT ATAAATGAAGGTCATCGTGAGGTGGCATACGTGAGCCTGATGCCAGGAGCAGCCAAGTGGGAAATAGAGGTTGATGGAGTGTGGAAGATTCCTCCGAGCCTAGAGCTGATCGCCTGGCTCGAGGATCAGTACCTCAACAACAAGCAGTCTAAGGTCAACCTCCGAGGGTCTCTCCAG aTCAGTAAAAAGAGCACAGTAGAAGTAGAG GTGGATCTGACAACCATGTACATGACGAAGCCTTTCAGCGGAAAGCTGCGCCGGACCAAGCGTCCAGCCCTGTGGCTCCACTACCGCCACTCTCTCCACTACAGCTACATCTCCGCCGACCTCCACCGCTTGCAG gTTGACAACCAGCTGATGGATGCAGTGTTTCCCTCTGTGTTTTATCCAGTCAACGAGAATGGGTCAGCCCACCCATGCCTTGCAGTGTGTGCACTCCTTCACTTTTCTGTTGGATCTGTCACCACAATAAA GCACCTTAGCATCGTGGCTCAGGAATTTTTCCTCAAGCTGGACAAAGGTTTCCTGCTCTCAACATATGAGGTTCTGGAGCTCTTCATGCCAAGTCTGCACTCAGGAAGCATTCACACAGAACTGAAAAAACTTCGGACTCCAGTAACATTTAGTGCCATGCAG CGCCACCCAAGCAGTGACGAGGGCCCCCTcgtagaacgtgtgtgtgtggccggcctcAAAGTccgcttttccttctctccccgtgGCACAGTGCTCGGGAGCCACGGCGGCCAAAATGACATGTTGGAGTGGTTCTTGACTTCTTTAGGAGCAACCCTTACTGAG ATGAAGAATGTGTCAATAAGTGTCGGACACTATGAACGGCAATCCTTCCAGTGGGACAAACTTGTTGAAGATTTCACGGATCATGCGAAATATCAAATAATTCAGcag GTGTATGTCCTTGTGCTGGGACTAGACATCCTTGGCAACCCGTACCAGCGGCTTCGAGACCTCTCTCAGGGGGTGAAGGACCTGATCTATCAGCCGGCTTTG GGCATCATAGAGGGGCCAGATGAATTTGCCGAAGGAATTGCCCGAGGAGCGCAGAGTCTGATGGGACAGGTGGTCGGGGGCACGGCAGACAGCCTCAGCCTCATCTCCTCAGCACTGGGCAACACCATTGCCATGCTTTCCTTTGACAAGGAGTACAGGAAG AAACGTGAGCAGAGGCTTGAGGTGCAAAGCTCTTTCCCACGGACACTCCTCCATGCCGGCCGCACCTTTGTTATGGGCGTGGTGCTGGGCCTGTCAGGCGTGGTGGTCAAGCCAGTGGCAG